One genomic region from Muntiacus reevesi chromosome 16, mMunRee1.1, whole genome shotgun sequence encodes:
- the TIGD2 gene encoding tigger transposable element-derived protein 2 produces the protein MLGKRKRVVLTIKDKLDIIKKLEEGISFKKLSVVYGIGESTVRDIKKNKERIINYANSSDPTSGVSKRKSMKSSTYEELDRVMIEWFNQQKTDGIPVSGTICAKQAKFFFDALGMEGDFNASSGWLTRFKQRHGIPKAAGKGTKLKGDETAASEFCGNFQEFVERESLQPEQIYGADQTGLFWKCLPSRTLALETEQSSSGYRSSRERIIIMCCANATGLHKLNLCVVGKAKKPRAFKGADLSNLPVTYFSQKSAWIEHSVFRQWFEKYFVPQVQKHLKSKGLLEKAVLLLDFPPAHPSEELLSSDDGRIIVKYLPPNVTSLIQPMSQGVLATVKRYYRAGLLQKYMDEGIEPRMFWKNLTVLDAIYEVSRAWNMVKSSTITKAWKKLFPGTEENSGMNIDEGVILAANLATVLQNTEDCEHVDLENIDQWFDSRSNDSSCQVLTDNECVEDQARPAETKPSSKTRKTELNPEKHISHKAALEWTENLLDYLEQQDDMLLSDKLVLRRLRTIIRRKQKIQNNKSH, from the coding sequence ATGTTGGGGAAACGAAAGCGCGTGGTATTGACAATTAAGGACAAGCTTGACATTATTAAgaaactggaggagggcatctcTTTCAAAAAACTTTCCGTGGTATATGGAATTGGTGAATCCACAGTTCGtgatattaaaaagaacaaagaaaggatAATAAACTATGCCAACAGTTCAGATCCTACAAGTGGGGTATCCAAACGTAAATCTATGAAGTCGTCCACATATGAAGAACTTGACAGAGTTATGATAGAGTGGTTCAACCAACAGAAAACAGATGGAATTCCAGTGTCGGGAACAATTTGTGCAAAGCAagccaaatttttttttgatgctcTGGGGATGGAAGGTGATTTTAATGCATCCTCTGGCTGGCTGACTCGATTCAAGCAGCGCCATGGTATTCCAAAGGCTGCTGGTAAaggaacaaaattaaaaggagacgAAACTGCTGCCAGTGAGTTTTGTGGTAACTTTCAGGAATTCGTTGAGAGAGAGAGTCTACAACCAGAACAAATTTATGGTGCTGATCAAACTGGATTGTTCTGGAAATGCCTACCGTCAAGGACATTAGCTCTTGAAACTGAGCAGAGTTCTTCTGGTTATAGATCAAGCAGAGAGAGAATCATTATAATGTGTTGTGCAAATGCCACTGGTTTACACAAACTTAATCTTTGTGTTGTGGGAAAAGCGAAAAAACCTCGTGCATTCAAAGGAGCTGACCTTTCAAACCTTCCTGTCACTTATTTCAGTCAAAAAAGTGCGTGGATAGAACATTCTGTTTTCAGACAGTGGTTTGAAAAATACTTTGTGCCACAGGTACAGAAGCATTTGAAATCCAAGGGGCTTCTAGAAAAAGCAGTGCTCCTTTTGGACTTTCCTCCAGCGCATCCAAGTGAAGAATTGTTGAGTTCAGATGACGGCAGAATAATTGTGAAATATTTACCACCAAATGTCACAAGTCTCATTCAACCTATGAGCCAAGGAGTTCTAGCCACAGTAAAAAGATACTACCGAGCAGGACTTCTCCAGAAATACATGGATGAAGGAATTGAACCTAGAatgttctggaagaatttgaCAGTGTTAGATGCAATTTATGAAGTGTCAAGAGCTTGGAACATGGTAAAGTCAAGTACCATAACCAAAGCATGGAAAAAACTTTTCCCTGGTACCGAAGAGAATTCAGGCATGAACATTGATGAAGGAGTCATTTTAGCAGCTAACTTAGCAACAGTTTTACAGAACACAGAAGACTGTGAACATGTTGACCTTGAGAATATTGATCAGTGGTTTGACTCTCGGAGTAATGATTCAAGCTGTCAGGTCCTAACTGACAATGAATGTGTGGAGGACCAGGCCAGGCCTGCCGAGACCAAGCCTTCCAGTAAGACtagaaaaacagaactgaatCCAGAGAAGCATATTAGCCATAAAGCTGCACTTGAATGGACTGAAAATTTACTGGATTATCTAGAGCAACAAGATGACATGCTTCTGTCTGATAAACTGGTATTACGAAGGCTTCGAACTataataagaagaaaacagaagatccAGAATAACAAAAGTCATTAA